The segment CCATGCGCCTACTCCGTTCCGACACCGATCCTGTCCGCGACAAGTTCGCCGCGGCCCGCCAGGAACTGTCGTCCGCCCTCATCGAGCGCGAGGACGAGATCGACCTCGTTCTCACCGCCCTGGTCGCCAACGAGCACGTCCTCCTCGTGGGCCCACCCGGGTCGGCCAAGAGCCTTCTACTCGACTCCGTCCTGTCCTGGACGGGCGGATCGAAGTTCTCGATCCTGCTCACGAAATTCACCACGGTGGAGGAGGTGATGGGGCCGGTCAGTCTGGCCGCACTAAAGGAGGACAAGTACCTGCGGGTTACGGCGGGCAAGCTACCGGAGGCCGAGTTCGCGTACCTGGACGAGGTGTTCAAGGCGTCGTCGGCGATCCTGAACACCCTGCTCCGGATGTTGAACGAGCGGGCGTACGACGCCGGCGACGGGGTCGCCCGCACGGTGCCCCTGAAGCTGTGCCTGGCCGCGAGCAACGAGTGGGCGGCGCCCGACACCGGGAAGGAACTCGCGGCGATCGCCGACCGCTTCCTGCTCCGGAAAACGGTCGCCCCGATCCGGTCCCAGGCCGGCCGCCAGAAACTCCTTTGGACCCGCGACCACGCCCCGCGGTTGTCGACCACGATCACCCCGGCCGAGGTCGGGCAGGCGCGGCTCCGGGCCCTCACCCTGCCGTGGGCGGACGACGCGAAAGACGCCCTCGAAACCGTCCTCAAGGAACTCGCGAAGGAGGGCGTCCAGCCGGGCGACCGGCGGCAGTTCAAGACCGTCGGGGTGGTCCAGGCGTTCGCGTACCTGACCGGGGCCGACGAGGTCCGGCCCGAGCACCTGGAGGTCGCCCAGCACTGCCTGTGGGACGACCCGGGCGAGCAGCCGCAGGCGGCCGCCCGGGTGATCGCCCGGGTCGCCAACCCGACCGGCATGCGGGTCACCCAACTCCTGCTCGAAGTCGAACAGATGCTGGCCGCGGCCGACGTCCGCGACCTGGCCGACGCGGCCAAGGCCGCCGCCAAGCTGGCCGAGATCGACCGGCAACTGGCGGCCCTGAAGGGCAACGGGCGGGTCGACAAGGCCCGCGGGTATGTGAAGGAGCAGCTCAAGAAGCTCAAGCTCGCCAGCATCGAGGCCGTCTGAGCGGGCGCCAGCCAGCTCGACTGTGACCGGCGTGGGGACCCGTGGAGGGGACCACGCCGTGTTCGTTTCCCCACCTTGAAGGAGTTCGTGTCCCCTCCCCAGCGATCCCACCCCGACTGGCCGCTCGTTGTGGCCAACGGGCCGGGCGTCAACAAGACCGTCCGGCTCGTCGCGTTCGTCGGCCGGGGGGCATCCGGCCGGACCGGATCCGGTGCGCCACTACCCCACCCTTGTTCCTAAACGTCCCGTGACGGACACCATCTGAACCCCCAACGGAGGAGGTATGGACCCGAAGGAGTTGCTCAAACTGCTCGACCTCGACGGCCGGCCGCCGGATCGCCCGGTGGATTCCGGCGCGGTGGTGGCGGTCCCCTCGACCGCCACCAGGGTCGACGCCGGCCCGACCGCCCTGGTGGTCGACGCCTGGGGACTGCGGCGGGGCCGCGACCTGCTCGCCGAGAGCGACCGGCTCAAGCGGGCCGGGACCGACGCGTTCGCCGCCGCCGACTTCTTCACGGCGGCGTTCGACCCGGACCCGCGGTTGAACGAGACCTGTGCCGACCCGCGGCGGCACCAGTTCCTGACCCACCTGCTGGGGACGCCCGAGTACCGCGCCCTGCACGCCGCGACCCGGCTCGACGACACCGCCGCCGGGATCGCCGCCACCCACTTCGCCGAACAGTTTGCCAACCTGAAACCGGAGGAAACGAGCGAGACCTCGCACGGAGCGGGTGACTCGTCGGGCGACGAGATGGCGACCCTGCGGGCGGTCGGCCGCGCCGTGGCCGAGGCCGGCAAGGAGGTGGCCGCGTTGCACGACGCGGCGGCCGGGCTCGGGATGGGACGGGGACGCCCGGCCGCCACGACCCGGCGGCCGTCGCGGCCCTGTTCCAGAGGGTCCGCGGCGACCCCGCGCTGCGGCGGATCTGCGACCTGGCCGGCCGGTTCCGGCGGGTCGCCCAGTCGAAGCAGCGGATGAAGGTGACCCACGGGCTGGACGACGTGGTCGGGGTCGAGCCGGGCGGGGACGTCGGCCGCCTGCTGCCCGCCGAGCTGGCCAAGCTCGTGGTCCCCGAACTGGAACTCGACACCCTGCGGCGAATCGTTGAGCGCCAGGCCCTGTGTCGCGGTGTGACTCGTTCGCTGGAAACGGCTGCGTAAGCAGTCGGGATCAGCGGCACCGTGCTTCGGCACGGTGACAACTTCATTCCTGTGCGGGTGCGACTCCCGCCCCTCCTGATGCGGAGGTGATGCACTGGCCCCAGGGTCGCGACTGACCATCAACCCCTGAAGCGGGCCCGAACGGCGGTTACCCGGAACTCGACCGGGAATCCCGCCTAGCACGGCTGGGTATGGGTAGGAACACGAACTTGCGTCCGAATCGCCGTCAAGCGCTACGAGCCTACGCGAGTTATGGGCTCGGTCCAAAACGGGCATGGTGAACGGTGGGGTCTTCACGGCGACACCCACACGCATCCACAAAGTAACCCGGCGAATAGCAAGGCCCTTCACCCAGCACACGACCGGAATGAGGAACGAAGTAACCCCCGTCGAGCTCTCCGGGCGCAACACGCCCGGAGCAAGTGTCAACCGCACGCCCGGCGGGGGAAGGATTGCCCAAGAAGCCAACGCCTCGGGGAAAGCCCGGGGATACGCAGACGTGGGCACGGTTACTCGGAAGGTAGGGTCGCGAAGCAGGAGTACACAAACTATGAACACGGACCTCAATCCGATGTATAGGTGGGAGGCGCTCCCGTGGCGCCAAATCGAACGGGACGTCTTCAAGCTCCAGAAGCGGATCTACCGAGCCTCGGCCCGAGGCGACAGTCAGACGGTTCGCACGCTCCAGAGACTCATGATCAACAACCGGGCGGCCAAACTGCTCGCCGTTCGTCGCGTCACTCAAGACAACCGGGGGAAGAACACCGCCGGGGTTGATGGGGTC is part of the Fimbriiglobus ruber genome and harbors:
- a CDS encoding AAA family ATPase, producing MRLLRSDTDPVRDKFAAARQELSSALIEREDEIDLVLTALVANEHVLLVGPPGSAKSLLLDSVLSWTGGSKFSILLTKFTTVEEVMGPVSLAALKEDKYLRVTAGKLPEAEFAYLDEVFKASSAILNTLLRMLNERAYDAGDGVARTVPLKLCLAASNEWAAPDTGKELAAIADRFLLRKTVAPIRSQAGRQKLLWTRDHAPRLSTTITPAEVGQARLRALTLPWADDAKDALETVLKELAKEGVQPGDRRQFKTVGVVQAFAYLTGADEVRPEHLEVAQHCLWDDPGEQPQAAARVIARVANPTGMRVTQLLLEVEQMLAAADVRDLADAAKAAAKLAEIDRQLAALKGNGRVDKARGYVKEQLKKLKLASIEAV